The genomic window CAATAAAGGATCATCTCTGTATGAACATTTCCGAAAAAGAACAAACTAAAAAAAATGTTCTTAAAAGGAGATGATCGATGTGAATGAAAAGCTTTTAGCTTGGCAAACGCAACTAGAAACGGAAAGGGAAGCCCTTATACAACTTCAAGGCAGTGGTGATTTCACAGATGAACATGCCGGAAGACTGTTAAATATAGAATCAATGCTTGATCAAATCGCCATCAATCAATTTTTAAGCTAAAAAAAGCGTAAGGCCTTAAACTAAGGCCGTTACGCTTTTCTTCATTGGTTATCATAACGCTGGCGGGCAGCATGCTCAGAAGCATTGACTTGTTTGCTGAAAGTTGCTTCTGCATATTCATTTCCAAATTCTTCAGCAAGCACATCTAATGGTGCCGCACTTTTCTTTTTGTCAAAGACTTCGCGCTTCTTTTTTTGCTTTGTCATCATCATGCCCTCCTAGTACTTTGATATAAAAACTTACATTACATATGGTCACCTTAAATGAAAGAATTATTATATGCAAATTTTTGCATTTGGAGAGCGTAATATTCTGAGAATTATAAAAATGAATGAAGTGTGTTATATTTATCGTAATGGTTATATAATTGAAGCTCTATAATGTGATGAAGTTTTATAATATGACAATGGGGCGAAAGAAGGAATGGCAATGAAAGAGAAAACATCGGTTTTATTATCCCAGGGCTCGTTCATTTTTTTATGCGGAATGGGAGGCTTATTGCTTTCATTGTTTGGCATATCAATCGGCTGGATGATTGGTTCCTTAGTTGCTGCCTCTATCCTATCATTATCGCAACCTAAAAGATTAGCAATCTGCATAAAAAAAGGAATAGATCGACGTTGGTTTCTAGCTGGTCAATATTTACTTGGTATTGAACTTGGCAGAAATGTCAATATGGCGGTTATGTCAGTCTTTCAAGATAACTGGCTCACTGTTATCATTGTTCTTCTTTCATCAGTTCTTTTCGCGCTAGGTACAGGGTGGCTATTATATCGGTATAGCAGTGTCGATGCGTTAACAAGTTTACTAGCTACAGCCCCTGGTGGGATTGCAACGATGCCGACAATCGCTGAAGAAGTTAAAGCCAATATCGGTGTTGTGAGCGCTGTTCAAACGATTCGCGTTTTTTCAGTCGTTACGATTATTCCAGTTGTGCTTTTTTTATTTCTTCAAGGGAATGAACAAAAAATAAATCTAGCAAGTAATGGCGCTGTAAGTAGTAGTACGATTCAATTTGAGTGGCCCCAGTTTTTGTGGACTTTTCCGATTTTGCTAGTGGCATTCGTCGGTGTTTGGATTGGTAAGCGAATCAAGCTACCGGCTCCTTGGGTCTTGGGAAGTCTAGTCGGTGTTATTTTGGTAGAAATGCTTTCATTAGGTTTCGTAAATCATGTCGTTACATTTTGGTGGCCACACCCGATTGTTGTAATTGGACAAATTTTAATCGGAGCAAGTATTGGGTCGCGTTTCCAAAAAAGTATGTTTATCGGTTTAAAACGCATTTTAATCGTCGGTACAATCGGAACACTTTTATTAATTTCAGCGATGTTTTTATGTGCTTATATCGTTTCTGTAACGACTGGAATTTCTTTAGTTACGTCAGTATTGGCATTTGCTCCAGGTGGCGTTGTTGAAATGTCAACGGCCGCTGTCTTATTGCATGCTGATTCAACCTTTGTCGTTGCTGTACAAACATTGCGAATTGTTGTAGTTATTTTGCTTTTGCCGCCATTTATTAAATTTGTCCATCAAAGGAATGCAGTTGAAAAAGAAAAGGTGAAAACAAGTAGCATGTGAAAATGGCAGTACAGTTGTATCCAACCAATGGTTAATATGGTATAATTTTCACATCATACGACAAAAGGGAGTCGAAAAAAATGAGTAAAATAATTGTTCCTGTCGACGGCTCACAAATTGCCGATAAAGCCCTTGAATTTGCGATTTCAATGGCAAAAGCTTATGGTGATGAAATCCGCTTACTAAATATTCAACCAAATCTCCAAATTTTAGGTGAAGGAATCATTAAGGATGCTGCTGCAACTTTAGAACGTGAACAAATATCCTATACATCAACTATCAGAGTTGGTACACCTGCAATGGAAATTATCACGGAAGCAAAAGACAAAGATGTGCGCTGTATCGTGATGGGAACAAAAGGCTCAGGAAATGCTGTAAGTGGAAAGCTTGGAAGTGTAAGCCAAGCAACGTTATCAATGGCTCCATGTCCGATTTTATTTATTCCAGTTTAATAGAAATAAGCAGTTAAAGTAAGAATCCCCTTTTAGGGGATTTTTTACTTTAAGTGTGCTATTCCAAGCTGATTTTGTGTACGTCGGATAGAAGACTTTTCCTCTTATTTTTTAGAAGTACTAACGTCTAATGAAACTTTAAAAAGCTTTTTTGACTTCATAATAAAAATAATTGCTGCTATACCTAATAATGCGATAATAGATTCGATAACCCAAATTTGCTGGATCATACCATTTTGGTACATAGCGGGAACAAAATTTACGATTGCGTGTAATCCAATTGCGTATATCACATATATATAGCGGCCTTCTCTAACAGCCAATAAGACGAGCAATGATAAAGCAATATGAATGAATAGTGCTGGTATTCGTTCAAATCCACCTAAAACATACAGGCTGAAAGTAGTGTTCAGCAATTGTTCCTTAATGAAAGCGAGTTGTTCAGGCGGGACAGAAGCACCAACCGTTTGCTCTAACGTTCCAGAATTGATTAGTCTAACAAACATAAGGGAACTCATCCCAGCGAAAACACTTACCAGCATTGCTTCAATAGCACCGTACCCTAAGCCAAACGATAGTCCATCTTTATATTCCCATCTTTTCTTATTTAAAAATCTAAATCCAACAAATCGTCCAACTTCTCCGAAAACCCCTGCAGCTAATGCACCGTAGATAATATAGGCTGTACTACTATCTGTCCATTTCAAAGAAGGTCCAGATGGATCAATAACAAATAGGTGAAAGGTTTTTTCGAGTATTTGAGTAAAAAGCATGAAAATAACAATTCCAAGCCCCAGTGATTTCCACGATAATGATTTTTTTAGTGCAAGATAAGCAAATATGGCTAGAGGGGCTAATATTGCAATTAATATTTGGATTACCATCCCTGTTATTTGTAATTTTGTTACCATTTACCACTCCCCCTTAATTATATGTAGCCTCTCCGCGAAAAAAGCCACACCTGCCAAAACGGTGGCTGATGTGACTTTTTATCAACACTCCCTATTAAAACGGTCACTAGAAGTAAAAACTACTATATAATATAAATTTAATATAAAAAATCAATAGTTGTCAAGAGGTTGCGGAATATTGAGACACTCGGTATGTCTTGCTTTACATTTTTTATATCTTGCTGTATGTTTTGTATGTTATGTTGAATGGGGTGTAATGCCTTTGTGACTACTGATTCCGATATAGTTTGTAAATCACAGTTTATCGAATTTCCCCTTTCAACATGTAGTAAGAATATTTCTATATATAGTAAATTTTAAGTCGATAGAGTAAAAAATGACAAATTGATAGTTTGTATAATGTATACAGGTCTTCTGGGGGATTTTTAAATGCAAAGTAGAAGTAATAAAATAACACTAAAACACTTAATTATAGCGGTCATAGCATTGGCCTTTCTTTTATCTAGTGTTAGTAGTATTTTGAGTAGTTATCAAGGGAATATCAAGTTATTAAAAGAACAATCGCTAGAAACGAATCGAGTATATGCTCTTAAACTTTCCCAAATGGTTGATTTGTACTTAAAAAGCTCTTTACAAATACTGGAGTTTAGTGCTGCGAATGTTGCAGATAGCATGGATAATGAAGAAGTATTATTTAATGAAGTGAATCGATTACAGTTGCAAGAAACAACGTTTAATTCTGTGGTGATTGCAGATACTGAAGGTTTAATACTCGCGGGAGCGCCAGAAAAATATGCCCTTAAAGGAAAAAGAATCACATCCACAGAAGGAGTAGAAGTCATTAAAAATCAGAAACCGTCTATCTCAAACCCTTACAAAGCAGCGACGGGGAGAATGATCATCACTCTTTCATACCCTATTTTTTCAAAAGCCGGTGAATATGAAGGGTTAATCAATGGTACAATTTACCTGCATGATTCAAATTTCTTTCATACTATATTAGGGAAACATTACTATACAGACGGTTCTTATGTATTTGTAGTGGATTCAGACGGTCGTATTATCTACCATCAAAATCAAGAGCGTGTAAATGAAGTTGTATCCAATAATGAAGTGGTAAAGCATCTTATGAACGGTGAAAGTGGTGCACAATCTGTGATAAACACACTTGGTGTGAAAATGCTCGCAGGTTATAGTCCAATAAAAATTACAAATTGGGGAGTAATTGCACAAACACCCCAATCAGTGGCCATTAAGTCTGTGGGAAAACAAGTATTGAATATGTTCTTAACGGAACTCCCATTAATAATTCTTTCGATGATTATCGTTATTATAGTTGCAGGGAAAATAGTAAAACCATTACAAAGTCTTGTGAAAATTACAGAAGATAGTATACAAGAAAGTGAAATGAAAAAATTAAAGCAATTAAAGGTTTGGTATTATGAAGCGTTTCAAATAAAAAATGCACTCATTCAAAGTTTTTCTTTCTTGCATGGTCAGGTGAATTTGTTTATGGACAAATCTACTATAGACCCGCTGACAGATTTAACAAATAGGAGAACACTTGATGAAATATTACAAAAATGGACATCAAGAGAAAAAGAGTTTTCTGTGATTATGTTAGATATAGACCATTTTAAAAATGTTAATGACACATTCGGGCATGCAGTTGGAGATAAAGTATTAAAGTATTTAGCAAAGCATATGAAAAGAGCTGCGCGTGAGCAAGACATTTGTTGCCGCTTCGGTGGAGAAGAGTTTATTATTTTGCTACCCGAGACAACCGCACAAGATGCCTATACGATTGCTGAACATCTCCGCCAAACCTTAGAAAAAACAGATAGTCCTTGTGGTCGTCCTATTACATTTTCAGCTGGTGTTGGCTCATTCCCTGAAATAGCCACTAATTTCACAGACCTATTAGAATTAGTGGACAAAGCCTTATATGAAGCGAAAAGA from Bacillus sp. (in: firmicutes) includes these protein-coding regions:
- a CDS encoding AbrB family transcriptional regulator, with the translated sequence MKEKTSVLLSQGSFIFLCGMGGLLLSLFGISIGWMIGSLVAASILSLSQPKRLAICIKKGIDRRWFLAGQYLLGIELGRNVNMAVMSVFQDNWLTVIIVLLSSVLFALGTGWLLYRYSSVDALTSLLATAPGGIATMPTIAEEVKANIGVVSAVQTIRVFSVVTIIPVVLFLFLQGNEQKINLASNGAVSSSTIQFEWPQFLWTFPILLVAFVGVWIGKRIKLPAPWVLGSLVGVILVEMLSLGFVNHVVTFWWPHPIVVIGQILIGASIGSRFQKSMFIGLKRILIVGTIGTLLLISAMFLCAYIVSVTTGISLVTSVLAFAPGGVVEMSTAAVLLHADSTFVVAVQTLRIVVVILLLPPFIKFVHQRNAVEKEKVKTSSM
- a CDS encoding universal stress protein, whose product is MSKIIVPVDGSQIADKALEFAISMAKAYGDEIRLLNIQPNLQILGEGIIKDAAATLEREQISYTSTIRVGTPAMEIITEAKDKDVRCIVMGTKGSGNAVSGKLGSVSQATLSMAPCPILFIPV
- a CDS encoding YhfC family intramembrane metalloprotease, which encodes MVTKLQITGMVIQILIAILAPLAIFAYLALKKSLSWKSLGLGIVIFMLFTQILEKTFHLFVIDPSGPSLKWTDSSTAYIIYGALAAGVFGEVGRFVGFRFLNKKRWEYKDGLSFGLGYGAIEAMLVSVFAGMSSLMFVRLINSGTLEQTVGASVPPEQLAFIKEQLLNTTFSLYVLGGFERIPALFIHIALSLLVLLAVREGRYIYVIYAIGLHAIVNFVPAMYQNGMIQQIWVIESIIALLGIAAIIFIMKSKKLFKVSLDVSTSKK
- a CDS encoding diguanylate cyclase gives rise to the protein MQSRSNKITLKHLIIAVIALAFLLSSVSSILSSYQGNIKLLKEQSLETNRVYALKLSQMVDLYLKSSLQILEFSAANVADSMDNEEVLFNEVNRLQLQETTFNSVVIADTEGLILAGAPEKYALKGKRITSTEGVEVIKNQKPSISNPYKAATGRMIITLSYPIFSKAGEYEGLINGTIYLHDSNFFHTILGKHYYTDGSYVFVVDSDGRIIYHQNQERVNEVVSNNEVVKHLMNGESGAQSVINTLGVKMLAGYSPIKITNWGVIAQTPQSVAIKSVGKQVLNMFLTELPLIILSMIIVIIVAGKIVKPLQSLVKITEDSIQESEMKKLKQLKVWYYEAFQIKNALIQSFSFLHGQVNLFMDKSTIDPLTDLTNRRTLDEILQKWTSREKEFSVIMLDIDHFKNVNDTFGHAVGDKVLKYLAKHMKRAAREQDICCRFGGEEFIILLPETTAQDAYTIAEHLRQTLEKTDSPCGRPITFSAGVGSFPEIATNFTDLLELVDKALYEAKRTGRNRIIIANRINEGITSRELVLK